Proteins from a single region of Prosthecobacter vanneervenii:
- the glnD gene encoding [protein-PII] uridylyltransferase, giving the protein MTERDYLRHLNKIAQKFFPPEDKLPRGRTETLRQAKRFLKIKEQRIKQRHRTGSFSGAEICRMRSDMIDLLVRILWDESVAALPAEARAKLNVSVIAHGGYGRRVMSPGSDVDLTFMFPGNSGKVSNDVVQLIRDYLLYFYDLKFKVGHGSRSVGECIKLANENMETKTALMEARFITGQKQAWEEFRARFDKECMEGQEADFLKLRQIDLSTRHTKYENTPFVQEPHVKNGCGGLRDYQNLIWMTYARHRTLNPKDLVTLGLISKKGWKEVEQGYDFILRVRNEMHYTEKRAEDLLTLRLQGPVATNLGYRHKRILRRIEALMHEYYTATRDILQRSNEVMDRFHLQALETSSKGKLMNFMARRKAEKQQESFDGFQRKHERVYAEGPSIFKDDPERMMRLFLHTQKRHLRLSPDLFQLIQDNFRLVDTSFRYSKTNRETFETILSHKGDAARTLRQMHRVGFLGRYMPEFGALTTLVQHEFFHLYTADEHTLRTIDKLDELSDPNLKGVELFQQLFHDLHQPYVLYLALLLHDAGRAANKKTHSDESTTLAAAVARRLQVKGERRRLLLFLVDNHLLMYRTATTKSLDDPQVIEEFVNIVRTKENLDTLLLMTYADSKGTSDKSWSGYKEASIRQLYHSALRFMNAPADFMRQVQVPLVDLKKQVLRLMGSGYEAEVDAHFRHMPPSYFNFREAEFIARHLRQFRLFFEQLIHEEAAAGLLPVMVWEDHVDQGYSELTVVCWDRHLLLARISGALAAESINILSADLYQRADHLVLDTFRVCNTNFAAVTTKSARNRIEESVRKAFSGRTFDFGEAIAQKLGKSATMLDAIGDEIPQRVYVNNNLSPDHTVLELQLVDRLALLYDLFMAIGRLGHNVTHARISTEKGVAIDAIYVQDAQSQKITDREQLDELADAVKVAAGLLPAPRPRPSPTPEVRPETKLEAKPAPIR; this is encoded by the coding sequence ATGACCGAACGCGACTACCTGCGCCACCTGAACAAGATCGCGCAGAAATTTTTCCCGCCTGAGGACAAGCTGCCACGCGGGCGCACAGAGACGCTGCGCCAGGCCAAGCGCTTCCTCAAAATCAAAGAGCAGCGCATCAAGCAGCGCCACCGCACCGGCAGCTTCAGTGGTGCGGAGATCTGCCGCATGCGCTCGGACATGATCGATCTCCTCGTGCGCATCCTGTGGGATGAAAGCGTGGCAGCACTGCCGGCAGAGGCCCGCGCCAAGCTGAACGTGAGCGTCATCGCCCACGGTGGCTACGGGCGGCGGGTGATGAGCCCCGGCAGCGATGTGGATCTGACCTTCATGTTTCCAGGAAACAGCGGCAAGGTCTCCAATGATGTGGTGCAGCTCATCCGCGACTACCTGCTCTATTTCTACGATCTGAAGTTCAAGGTGGGCCACGGCTCCCGCTCCGTGGGCGAGTGCATCAAGCTGGCCAATGAGAACATGGAGACGAAGACCGCGCTGATGGAGGCACGCTTCATCACCGGGCAGAAGCAGGCGTGGGAGGAATTTCGCGCCCGTTTTGACAAGGAGTGCATGGAGGGGCAGGAGGCGGACTTTTTGAAGCTCCGGCAGATTGACCTGAGCACCCGGCACACGAAGTACGAAAACACCCCCTTTGTGCAGGAGCCGCATGTGAAAAACGGCTGCGGCGGCCTGCGCGACTACCAGAACCTCATCTGGATGACCTACGCGCGCCACCGCACGCTGAACCCAAAGGATCTGGTGACGCTGGGCCTCATCTCCAAGAAAGGCTGGAAGGAGGTGGAGCAGGGGTATGACTTCATCCTGCGCGTGCGCAATGAAATGCACTACACCGAAAAGCGCGCCGAGGACCTGCTGACGCTCCGTCTGCAAGGCCCCGTGGCCACCAATCTCGGCTACCGCCACAAGCGCATCCTCCGCCGCATCGAGGCGCTGATGCACGAGTACTACACCGCCACCCGCGACATCCTGCAGCGCAGCAACGAGGTGATGGACCGCTTTCACCTCCAGGCGCTGGAGACCAGCAGCAAAGGCAAGCTCATGAACTTCATGGCCCGGCGCAAAGCGGAGAAGCAGCAGGAGAGCTTTGACGGCTTCCAGCGCAAGCACGAGCGCGTGTACGCAGAGGGTCCCTCCATTTTCAAGGACGATCCGGAGCGGATGATGCGCCTCTTCCTCCATACACAAAAGCGTCACCTGCGCCTGAGTCCGGACCTCTTCCAGCTCATCCAGGACAACTTCCGCCTCGTGGACACGAGCTTCCGCTACAGCAAGACCAACCGCGAGACTTTTGAGACCATCCTCTCCCACAAGGGGGATGCCGCACGAACCCTGCGGCAGATGCATCGCGTGGGCTTTCTGGGACGCTACATGCCGGAGTTTGGTGCGCTCACCACCCTCGTGCAGCATGAGTTCTTCCACCTCTACACCGCAGACGAGCACACGCTGCGCACCATCGACAAGCTTGATGAACTCAGCGACCCCAACCTCAAGGGCGTGGAGCTTTTCCAGCAGCTCTTTCACGACCTGCACCAGCCCTACGTGCTCTACCTCGCGCTGCTGCTGCATGACGCCGGACGCGCCGCCAACAAAAAGACGCATAGCGACGAAAGCACCACCCTGGCCGCTGCCGTGGCGCGCCGCCTGCAGGTCAAGGGAGAGCGCCGCCGCCTGCTGCTCTTCCTGGTGGACAATCACCTCCTGATGTACCGCACCGCCACCACCAAGAGCTTGGATGACCCGCAGGTGATCGAGGAATTCGTCAACATCGTCCGCACCAAGGAGAATCTGGACACGCTGCTGCTCATGACCTACGCGGACTCCAAGGGCACCAGCGACAAGAGCTGGTCCGGCTACAAGGAGGCGTCCATCCGCCAGCTCTACCACAGCGCGCTGCGCTTTATGAATGCACCTGCTGACTTCATGCGCCAGGTGCAGGTGCCCCTGGTGGATCTGAAAAAGCAGGTGCTGCGCCTCATGGGCTCCGGCTACGAGGCGGAAGTGGACGCGCACTTCCGGCACATGCCGCCTTCCTACTTCAATTTCCGCGAGGCTGAGTTCATCGCCAGACACCTGCGCCAGTTCCGCCTCTTTTTTGAGCAGCTCATCCACGAGGAAGCTGCCGCCGGCCTCCTGCCGGTGATGGTCTGGGAGGACCACGTGGATCAGGGCTACAGCGAGCTCACCGTCGTCTGCTGGGACCGCCACCTGCTCCTGGCACGCATCTCCGGTGCCCTCGCGGCGGAGAGCATCAACATCCTCAGCGCAGACCTCTACCAGCGCGCCGATCACCTCGTGCTGGACACCTTCCGCGTCTGCAACACGAACTTCGCCGCCGTCACCACCAAGAGCGCACGCAACCGAATCGAGGAATCCGTGCGCAAGGCCTTCAGCGGCCGCACCTTTGACTTCGGCGAGGCCATCGCCCAGAAGCTTGGCAAGTCCGCCACCATGCTCGATGCCATCGGCGATGAGATCCCGCAGCGTGTCTATGTGAACAACAACCTCTCGCCGGACCACACCGTGCTTGAGCTGCAGCTCGTTGACCGCCTGGCCCTTCTCTACGATCTCTTCATGGCCATCGGCCGCCTCGGGCACAACGTCACCCACGCGCGCATCAGCACGGAAAAGGGCGTGGCCATCGACGCCATCTACGTGCAGGACGCTCAGAGCCAGAAGATCACCGACCGCGAGCAGCTCGACGAACTGGCCGATGCGGTGAAAGTAGCCGCCGGACTCCTCCCAGCCCCGCGCCCCCGGCCCTCTCCCACGCCTGAGGTCAGGCCAGAAACCAAGCTTGAGGCAAAGCCTGCGCCGATCCGCTGA
- the ccsA gene encoding cytochrome c biogenesis protein CcsA — translation MPASLQFLLAATLVFASAVVQALMALKSGAWKRTRGQVVLIALGFVLQTGFIYLRGQEVRQCPIRSLPDILIFIAWSMVLLYFLVGPAFRLSLLGVFTAPLVSILHVLALALGFAAYPPKGPINAMVELHIALALISYASFALACITGVMYLVQERMLKRHQIGGLFYQLPPIQGLAQAIQRIVRLGLLLLSIALGISFALHLPMTKTGHVVFAWIVWGLYAVISLLMWKHFTSPRRTAWLAVIGFILPFISLWIVTHA, via the coding sequence ATGCCCGCCTCCCTCCAGTTTCTGCTTGCCGCCACGCTCGTCTTTGCGAGCGCTGTGGTGCAGGCGCTGATGGCGCTGAAATCTGGTGCCTGGAAACGCACGCGTGGCCAGGTGGTGCTCATCGCGCTGGGGTTTGTGCTGCAGACGGGCTTTATCTACCTGCGCGGGCAGGAGGTGCGGCAGTGCCCCATCCGCAGCCTGCCGGATATCCTGATCTTCATCGCTTGGAGCATGGTGCTGCTGTACTTTCTGGTGGGCCCGGCCTTCCGCCTCTCCCTGCTGGGGGTCTTCACCGCGCCGCTGGTCAGCATTCTGCACGTGCTGGCGCTGGCACTTGGCTTTGCCGCCTACCCGCCCAAGGGGCCCATCAATGCCATGGTGGAGCTGCACATCGCCCTGGCCCTTATTTCTTACGCCTCCTTTGCCCTGGCCTGCATCACGGGGGTGATGTACCTCGTCCAGGAGCGCATGCTCAAGCGTCACCAGATCGGCGGCCTTTTCTATCAGCTACCACCCATCCAGGGGCTGGCGCAGGCCATCCAGCGCATCGTGCGCCTGGGGCTGCTGCTGCTGAGCATCGCACTGGGGATCTCCTTTGCCCTGCACCTGCCCATGACCAAGACCGGGCATGTGGTCTTTGCCTGGATCGTGTGGGGGCTGTATGCGGTGATCTCCCTGCTGATGTGGAAACATTTCACCTCGCCCCGCCGGACGGCCTGGCTGGCGGTCATCGGCTTCATCCTGCCGTTCATTTCCTTGTGGATCGTCACGCATGCCTGA
- a CDS encoding adenine phosphoribosyltransferase, translating into MAPDILDSIRSTIRDVPDFPTPGILFKDITPVLANPTLLAQAIDGMIEATGLTEVDKVVGIDARGFIFGALIAERLGAGFIPVRKKGKLPWKTRGVDYTLEYGTNSVEMHLDAIAPGETVLLADDLLATGGTAGAALDLIQQAGGQVVGSTFFIELSFLGGRQRVSTSGPVHALITY; encoded by the coding sequence ATGGCTCCCGACATCCTCGACAGCATCCGCAGCACCATCCGTGACGTGCCAGATTTCCCCACGCCCGGCATCCTTTTCAAGGACATCACCCCCGTGCTGGCGAATCCGACACTGCTGGCGCAGGCGATCGATGGCATGATCGAGGCCACGGGGCTCACGGAGGTGGACAAGGTAGTGGGCATCGACGCACGCGGCTTCATCTTTGGCGCGCTGATCGCCGAGCGCCTCGGGGCAGGCTTCATCCCGGTGCGCAAAAAGGGCAAGCTTCCCTGGAAGACCCGTGGCGTGGACTACACGCTGGAATACGGCACCAACTCCGTGGAGATGCACCTGGATGCCATCGCCCCAGGGGAGACCGTGCTGCTGGCGGATGACCTGCTGGCCACGGGCGGCACCGCAGGCGCAGCGCTGGATCTCATCCAGCAAGCCGGCGGGCAGGTGGTCGGCAGCACCTTTTTCATCGAGCTCTCCTTCCTCGGCGGCCGCCAGCGCGTGAGCACCTCCGGCCCGGTCCACGCCCTGATCACCTACTGA
- the mdoH gene encoding glucans biosynthesis glucosyltransferase MdoH, with protein MSAAPIGSQTANIAMTAGMPPKHVSRTRRATFFSLVGLGTIVGAWLSYIFLSENGMRISEWALLFVFIPLYYQLNVGFWTALFGVWLMNRPKPDPLNLWLSLSADDYEQPITASTAIIMPVFNEDVTRVYEGLRSIYLSLEATGQSKHFDFFILSDSDKASQWIEEETAWLELCRQLKAFGRIFYRRRRKQINRKSGNVSDFCRRWGKRYRYMVVLDADSLMSGALLTSMVRIMEKNPGIGIVQTFPKQIAADTLLGRVMQFAQALYGPPFMAGLDYWQCGEANFWGHNAILRLAPFIEHCALPPLPENAPFGGHILSHDFVEAALMRKAGYAVRLLPTTRGSYEEGPPTLVDMLKRDRRWCQGNIQHFWLLFAKGWHPMSRINFLHGILSYVSSLLWFLFLVLATLLAATPTPHVQPQAILAEHILLGVTAMLIFLPKTVILLDEVITGRMFKPLRLRFLTAFSSLMDTVVFTLMAPVLMIFHSRFVVYTVIGKSVSWVTQRRKIDGGVNWSEIIFTFLSVTLLGIAWAVIGWYVSTKFLIWISPILFSLAISILMAAMVSSSRSGRRLGLFLTPEEHEPPTVLKTMQQNLEEIKDRIPLSPELERHYGLMQVCLDPYVNGLHVSLLRRRRTIGVSDTYLKEISHRLITQGPQSLNAQELKALMHDTDIVTNLHYRIWSAADHELAPFWATAIRQYNLASTSPFAHTLAKQELEPAATL; from the coding sequence ATGAGCGCAGCACCCATCGGCAGCCAGACGGCGAACATCGCCATGACAGCGGGCATGCCGCCCAAGCATGTGTCCCGCACACGCCGCGCCACCTTCTTCTCCCTCGTGGGCCTGGGCACCATCGTAGGTGCGTGGCTCTCCTATATTTTCCTTTCTGAAAACGGCATGCGCATCTCTGAGTGGGCGCTGCTGTTTGTTTTCATCCCGCTGTATTATCAGCTCAACGTGGGCTTCTGGACCGCGCTCTTTGGCGTGTGGCTGATGAACCGCCCCAAGCCGGACCCGCTTAATCTCTGGCTTTCCCTGAGCGCCGACGACTACGAGCAGCCCATCACCGCCAGCACGGCCATCATCATGCCCGTGTTCAACGAAGACGTGACGCGCGTGTATGAGGGCCTGCGCTCCATCTACCTCTCCCTGGAGGCCACCGGGCAGTCCAAGCACTTTGACTTTTTCATTCTCAGCGACTCCGACAAGGCCAGCCAGTGGATCGAGGAAGAGACCGCGTGGCTGGAGCTCTGCCGCCAGCTCAAGGCCTTTGGCCGCATCTTCTACCGTCGCCGCCGCAAGCAGATCAACCGCAAGAGCGGCAACGTCTCCGACTTCTGCCGCCGCTGGGGCAAACGCTACCGCTACATGGTCGTGCTGGATGCGGACAGCCTCATGTCCGGCGCGCTGCTCACCAGCATGGTGCGCATCATGGAGAAAAACCCCGGCATCGGCATCGTGCAGACCTTTCCGAAGCAGATCGCTGCGGACACGCTGCTGGGCCGGGTGATGCAGTTCGCCCAGGCGCTGTATGGCCCGCCGTTCATGGCCGGACTGGACTACTGGCAGTGCGGCGAAGCCAACTTCTGGGGGCACAACGCCATCCTGCGACTGGCGCCCTTCATCGAGCACTGCGCCCTGCCGCCGCTGCCGGAAAACGCTCCCTTTGGCGGTCATATTCTCAGCCACGACTTTGTGGAAGCCGCGCTCATGCGCAAGGCGGGCTACGCCGTGCGCCTGCTGCCCACCACGCGTGGCAGCTATGAGGAGGGCCCGCCCACGCTGGTGGACATGCTCAAGCGTGACCGCCGCTGGTGCCAGGGGAACATCCAGCACTTCTGGCTGTTGTTTGCCAAAGGCTGGCACCCGATGAGCCGCATCAATTTCCTGCACGGCATCCTCAGCTACGTGAGCTCCCTGCTGTGGTTCCTCTTCCTGGTGCTGGCCACCCTGCTGGCCGCCACGCCCACTCCGCACGTGCAACCGCAGGCCATCCTGGCGGAGCACATCCTGCTGGGCGTCACCGCCATGCTCATCTTCCTGCCGAAAACGGTCATCCTGCTGGATGAGGTGATCACCGGCCGCATGTTCAAACCGCTGCGTCTGCGCTTCCTTACCGCCTTCAGCAGCCTGATGGACACCGTGGTCTTCACTCTCATGGCACCCGTGCTCATGATCTTCCATTCACGGTTTGTGGTTTACACCGTCATTGGCAAGAGCGTGAGCTGGGTCACGCAGCGCCGCAAAATCGACGGTGGCGTGAACTGGAGCGAGATCATTTTCACCTTCCTGAGCGTCACGCTGCTGGGCATTGCCTGGGCAGTCATCGGCTGGTATGTCTCCACCAAGTTCCTCATTTGGATCAGCCCCATTCTCTTCTCGCTGGCGATTTCCATCCTGATGGCCGCCATGGTCTCCAGCTCACGCAGCGGGCGGCGTCTGGGGCTCTTCCTCACCCCGGAGGAGCATGAGCCACCTACTGTGCTGAAGACCATGCAGCAGAATCTGGAGGAAATTAAGGACCGGATTCCGCTCTCTCCTGAGCTTGAGCGCCACTACGGCCTCATGCAGGTGTGTCTTGACCCTTACGTGAACGGGCTGCACGTCAGCCTGCTGCGCCGTCGCCGCACCATTGGTGTGTCAGACACTTACCTCAAGGAGATCAGCCACCGCCTCATCACGCAGGGGCCGCAGTCTCTCAACGCTCAAGAGCTCAAGGCGCTGATGCACGACACCGACATCGTGACCAACCTGCACTACCGCATCTGGAGCGCCGCTGATCATGAGCTGGCACCTTTCTGGGCCACGGCCATCCGTCAGTACAACCTCGCCTCCACCAGTCCGTTTGCCCACACGCTGGCAAAGCAGGAGCTGGAGCCTGCGGCCACGCTTTAA
- a CDS encoding type II toxin-antitoxin system VapC family toxin: MICLDTNYLILGLMPGSRESQELIQWAQAGETLITAMPAWYEFTCGPVTAKQVAAIRSFLHHLIAFDEPLAAEAARLFNAAGRKRTLRIDAMIAATAIVAGASLATNNLKDFSAFVPHGLKLV; encoded by the coding sequence ATGATCTGTCTCGACACCAATTACTTGATCCTTGGACTCATGCCGGGCAGCCGCGAGAGCCAGGAATTGATCCAATGGGCGCAAGCGGGCGAGACGCTCATCACAGCCATGCCTGCGTGGTATGAGTTCACCTGCGGGCCGGTCACTGCAAAACAGGTCGCCGCCATCCGCTCTTTTCTCCATCATTTGATCGCATTTGATGAGCCCCTGGCGGCTGAAGCAGCTCGTTTGTTCAATGCGGCAGGTCGGAAACGAACTCTCCGCATAGATGCCATGATCGCCGCCACAGCCATCGTGGCAGGTGCTTCATTGGCCACGAACAATCTCAAAGACTTCAGCGCTTTCGTGCCTCATGGGCTGAAGTTGGTGTAA
- a CDS encoding sulfatase-like hydrolase/transferase, with protein sequence MKLFLLPLLLISVISPLYATAADATKPNILIFYLDDMGWAQPGAYGGKMAPTPNMDALAASGVRFTQGYSSGCVCSPGRVGLMTGRYQARTGHDANPTKAGRELLLSETTLAQHLKSAGYSTGIVGKWHLGDTSAEFLPAARGFDYSVGTVGNLGEGKGPSFYRGKDLINELPGEPITSPVYARESAGFIEANQGKPWFLLMSFNAVHSPHVASEKWLEKFKHLSKHDAAYAALAAEADEAIGTVMARLRALKQEEKTLIFLLSDNGGAYQNAEMGGLRGHKWFVWEGGIRVSWLAAWKGHIPAGRVSNEPVIQLDILPTALAAAGATTSIPLDGVNLLPLLEGKTDKLAPRELYFRFGVQQAVRQGDWKLVKAGKDMQPMLVNLGRV encoded by the coding sequence ATGAAGCTCTTCTTGCTGCCGCTGCTCCTCATTTCCGTCATCTCGCCGCTCTATGCCACTGCAGCGGATGCCACCAAGCCCAACATTCTCATCTTTTACCTAGATGACATGGGTTGGGCGCAACCAGGCGCTTATGGCGGAAAGATGGCCCCCACACCCAATATGGATGCGCTGGCCGCCAGCGGAGTGCGCTTTACGCAAGGCTACTCCTCCGGCTGTGTATGCTCTCCAGGCCGTGTGGGACTCATGACTGGCCGCTATCAGGCGCGCACCGGCCATGATGCCAACCCCACCAAAGCAGGCCGTGAACTTCTGCTGAGCGAGACCACCCTCGCCCAGCACCTGAAATCCGCCGGCTACAGCACCGGCATCGTGGGCAAGTGGCATCTCGGAGACACCAGCGCGGAGTTTCTTCCAGCAGCGCGCGGCTTTGACTACTCAGTCGGCACGGTGGGGAATCTCGGCGAAGGCAAAGGACCTTCCTTTTATCGAGGCAAAGACCTGATCAATGAGCTGCCCGGAGAGCCCATCACCTCGCCCGTGTATGCGCGGGAGTCCGCAGGCTTCATTGAGGCGAATCAAGGCAAGCCCTGGTTCCTGCTCATGTCCTTCAATGCCGTGCACTCGCCACACGTGGCCTCGGAGAAGTGGCTGGAGAAGTTCAAACACCTCTCCAAGCACGATGCCGCCTACGCGGCGCTCGCCGCCGAGGCGGACGAAGCCATCGGCACCGTCATGGCCAGGCTGCGCGCGCTCAAGCAGGAGGAAAAAACCCTCATCTTCCTCCTCAGCGACAACGGCGGTGCCTACCAAAACGCCGAGATGGGCGGCCTGCGCGGGCACAAGTGGTTCGTCTGGGAGGGCGGCATCCGCGTCTCCTGGCTGGCCGCATGGAAGGGCCACATCCCCGCTGGCCGTGTGAGCAACGAGCCCGTGATCCAGCTTGATATTCTGCCCACCGCACTCGCCGCCGCTGGTGCCACCACCAGCATACCGCTCGATGGCGTGAACCTCCTCCCGCTGCTGGAGGGCAAGACCGACAAGCTGGCCCCCCGCGAGCTCTACTTCCGCTTTGGCGTGCAGCAGGCCGTACGGCAGGGAGACTGGAAGCTCGTCAAGGCCGGCAAGGATATGCAGCCCATGCTCGTGAACCTAGGTCGTGTTTGA
- a CDS encoding DUF1501 domain-containing protein, which yields MKMHRLCTGNHSNLFTTAQGRRDFLQVGAMAGLGLTLPQMLKLQAAEQTLAMPAVETFRPIATSVIHIYLPGGMAQHESWDPKPFASPDYRGPFSPVKGVTGEYVGGQFVNIAKILDKITLIRSVTHGEAAHERGTHNMFTGYRPSPAIKFPSFGSIISHEQGSRNNLPPYVAVPGMIAPDQGSGYMSSAFGPFALGSDPADKGFTVRDLASPKDIDAKRFERRRSLLSSVDEHFRTTEKSDGLSAMDNFYQAAYSLISSQKAREAFNLDAEPAKLRDEYGRNAAGQRFLLSRRLVEAGVRMVSVNFGSWDHHSNIKGAFESQAPQFDVAFARLIKDLDERGMLDTTLVLVSSEFGRTPRINSTNGRDHYPRVFSVAMAGGGVKKGFVYGKSDALGGEPDENPVGPEDLARTMYRLLGINASKRIVVENVRPVDIVNGGRLIQEVIA from the coding sequence ATGAAAATGCATCGTCTTTGCACCGGCAATCACAGCAACCTCTTCACCACCGCCCAGGGACGGCGTGATTTTCTGCAGGTCGGCGCCATGGCGGGGCTGGGCCTTACACTGCCGCAGATGCTCAAGCTGCAGGCGGCGGAGCAGACGCTGGCCATGCCGGCGGTGGAGACGTTCCGGCCCATCGCCACCTCTGTCATCCACATCTACCTGCCCGGCGGCATGGCGCAGCATGAGTCCTGGGACCCCAAGCCGTTTGCGTCTCCGGATTATCGCGGCCCTTTCAGCCCGGTGAAAGGGGTGACGGGCGAGTATGTCGGCGGGCAGTTTGTGAACATCGCCAAGATCTTGGACAAGATCACGCTTATCCGCTCCGTGACGCACGGAGAGGCGGCGCACGAGCGCGGTACGCACAACATGTTCACCGGTTACCGCCCCAGCCCGGCCATCAAGTTTCCCAGCTTCGGTTCCATCATCTCCCATGAGCAGGGCTCTCGGAACAATCTGCCGCCTTACGTGGCTGTGCCGGGCATGATCGCGCCTGATCAAGGCAGCGGCTACATGAGCAGCGCCTTTGGTCCCTTTGCCCTGGGCAGCGATCCTGCTGACAAAGGCTTCACCGTGCGCGACCTCGCCTCGCCCAAGGACATCGACGCCAAACGCTTCGAGCGCCGTCGCAGCCTGCTCTCCTCTGTGGACGAGCACTTTCGCACCACCGAGAAATCCGACGGACTCAGCGCCATGGACAACTTTTACCAGGCTGCCTACAGCCTGATCAGCTCGCAGAAGGCACGGGAGGCCTTCAACCTTGATGCCGAGCCCGCCAAGCTGCGCGATGAATACGGCCGCAATGCCGCCGGCCAGCGCTTCCTGCTCTCCCGCCGTCTGGTGGAAGCCGGGGTGCGCATGGTGTCTGTGAACTTTGGCAGCTGGGATCACCACTCCAACATCAAAGGTGCTTTCGAGAGCCAGGCCCCGCAGTTTGACGTGGCCTTTGCCCGTCTCATCAAGGACCTTGATGAACGTGGCATGCTGGACACCACGCTGGTGCTGGTCAGTTCTGAGTTTGGCCGCACGCCGCGCATCAACAGCACGAATGGGCGCGACCATTATCCGCGCGTCTTCTCCGTGGCCATGGCCGGCGGCGGGGTGAAGAAAGGCTTTGTCTATGGGAAGTCCGACGCCCTCGGCGGCGAGCCCGATGAAAACCCTGTGGGTCCCGAGGATCTGGCCCGCACGATGTACCGCCTGCTCGGCATCAATGCCAGCAAGCGCATCGTGGTGGAAAACGTCCGCCCTGTGGACATCGTCAACGGGGGGCGGTTGATCCAGGAAGTGATCGCGTAA
- the hemA gene encoding glutamyl-tRNA reductase, translating into MPEPTDSHNRSGLVCVGLNYKTTPVEVRERLAFPEAQVPDAVQQVRGLPGFEECVVLSTCNRVELYATHGLPSGRDGHAALRDYLVRRFELQPEHAEALVLYNLDSAEAARHLFRVVSGLDSMVLGETEIFGQVKAAYKLALDTGTTARSLNKLFQQAFTVGKKVRNETTIQRGSTSVGSVAVDLAEKVHDLKECRVMLVGAGEMSRTCAQSLLSRGAKSIIVSNRSYDKAVELATEMKGRAMKFDEWEHALHEVDVIISSTSAPHFVIKPEQIEQVMRKRRWEPLLIIDIAVPRDVDPAVNEIEGVYLYDIDALQAIADEGRRERERQLASCERIIEEQLEKYGFTRPGGTVAMA; encoded by the coding sequence ATGCCTGAGCCGACTGACAGCCACAACCGCAGCGGCCTCGTCTGTGTGGGCCTGAACTACAAAACCACGCCGGTGGAGGTGCGTGAGCGTCTGGCCTTCCCCGAGGCCCAGGTGCCGGATGCCGTGCAGCAGGTGCGCGGGCTGCCGGGCTTTGAAGAGTGTGTGGTGCTCAGCACCTGCAACCGTGTGGAGCTCTATGCCACGCACGGTCTGCCCAGCGGCCGGGACGGCCACGCCGCGCTGCGCGACTACCTGGTGCGCCGCTTTGAGCTGCAGCCCGAGCATGCCGAGGCGCTGGTGCTCTACAATCTCGACTCCGCCGAGGCCGCACGGCATCTCTTCCGCGTGGTCAGCGGGCTGGACTCCATGGTGCTGGGAGAGACGGAAATCTTTGGCCAGGTGAAGGCGGCGTACAAGCTGGCTCTGGACACCGGCACCACCGCCCGCTCCCTCAACAAGCTCTTCCAGCAGGCCTTCACCGTCGGCAAAAAGGTGCGCAATGAGACCACCATTCAGCGCGGGTCCACCAGTGTGGGAAGCGTGGCCGTGGATCTGGCGGAGAAGGTGCACGACCTGAAGGAGTGCCGTGTCATGCTGGTGGGTGCCGGCGAAATGAGCCGCACCTGCGCGCAGAGCCTGCTCTCACGGGGTGCCAAGAGCATCATCGTCTCCAACCGCAGCTACGACAAGGCGGTGGAACTGGCCACGGAGATGAAGGGACGCGCGATGAAGTTTGATGAATGGGAGCACGCCCTGCATGAGGTGGATGTGATCATTTCCAGCACCAGCGCGCCGCACTTTGTCATCAAGCCTGAGCAGATCGAGCAGGTGATGCGCAAGCGCCGCTGGGAGCCGCTGCTGATCATCGACATCGCCGTGCCGCGAGATGTGGACCCTGCGGTGAATGAGATCGAAGGTGTGTACCTTTACGACATCGACGCCCTCCAGGCCATCGCCGATGAAGGCCGCCGCGAACGCGAACGTCAGCTGGCCTCCTGCGAGCGCATCATCGAGGAGCAGCTGGAAAAATATGGATTCACCCGCCCTGGTGGCACGGTGGCCATGGCGTAG
- a CDS encoding 3'-5' exonuclease, with the protein MSYIMVDVESDGPIPGDYSMICFGAVVVEPGLSRTFYGQLRPISERYIPEALAVSGFTREQTLQFPEPAEVMQSFAEWLRGISKDRLIFIADNNGFDWGFINWYFHHFTGANPFGFSSTNLGSLYKGMVKDTFQSFKHLRRTKHTHHPVDDAIGNAEALLTMKDEMGLKIRW; encoded by the coding sequence ATGAGCTACATAATGGTTGATGTGGAGTCGGACGGTCCGATTCCGGGAGATTACTCGATGATTTGTTTTGGTGCGGTGGTGGTGGAGCCGGGGCTGAGCCGCACGTTTTACGGACAGTTGCGCCCCATCTCGGAGCGCTATATTCCGGAGGCGCTGGCGGTCAGCGGATTCACGCGGGAGCAGACGCTCCAGTTTCCGGAACCTGCGGAGGTGATGCAGAGCTTTGCCGAATGGCTGCGTGGTATTTCCAAAGACCGCCTCATTTTCATCGCCGACAACAACGGATTCGACTGGGGATTCATCAACTGGTACTTCCACCACTTCACCGGAGCCAATCCCTTCGGCTTCTCGTCCACCAATCTCGGCAGCTTGTACAAGGGCATGGTGAAAGACACCTTCCAGAGCTTTAAGCACCTGCGTCGGACCAAGCATACGCATCATCCCGTGGACGATGCGATTGGGAATGCGGAGGCGCTGCTGACGATGAAGGATGAGATGGGGCTGAAGATCAGGTGGTGA